The Mesobacillus jeotgali genome window below encodes:
- the kapD gene encoding 3'-5' exonuclease KapD produces MSEKERTTLFIDFEFTMPDRNSRRKGFYPEIIEAGAVLVENGKVVEQFSSYVRPLRFPILTERCRSFLNITQEQVNSGITFKALVDKLKSMGGNKNCQIVTWGNMDMKVLQQNCQQATVGFPLPGKQIDLSMEYKRFFGDQNQTGLWKAVQEYGREGTGKHHRALDDALTTYHIYKLVEKDKQYLQRPEPATIGDMVDFSKLLNKFA; encoded by the coding sequence ATGAGCGAAAAAGAAAGGACAACATTATTTATTGATTTTGAGTTTACGATGCCTGACCGGAACAGCAGAAGAAAGGGCTTTTATCCTGAAATCATTGAAGCTGGCGCTGTCCTCGTCGAGAATGGCAAGGTGGTTGAACAATTCTCATCTTATGTTCGGCCGCTGCGTTTTCCCATTTTGACAGAACGCTGCCGCTCGTTCCTGAACATCACTCAAGAGCAGGTGAATTCAGGCATTACTTTCAAGGCTTTGGTTGATAAGCTTAAGTCAATGGGTGGGAACAAGAATTGCCAGATTGTCACCTGGGGCAATATGGACATGAAGGTCTTGCAGCAAAATTGCCAGCAAGCGACCGTGGGATTTCCGCTGCCGGGAAAGCAAATCGATCTTTCGATGGAATACAAGCGTTTCTTCGGCGACCAGAATCAAACAGGTCTATGGAAGGCCGTGCAGGAGTATGGCAGGGAAGGCACAGGCAAACACCACCGCGCTCTTGATGATGCATTGACGACCTACCATATTTACAAGCTCGTCGAAAAAGACAAACAATATCTTCAGAGACCCGAACCCGCAACAATTGGGGATATGGTCGATTTTTCCAAACTGCTCAATAAATTCGCATAA
- a CDS encoding transglycosylase domain-containing protein has protein sequence MRIITGYLLILLLIPAFIAVVILTYTEAGNAVSISKTLDEKIDLTETKLSQTSLILANNGEVISEIHRPMNRSYAAGHEIPDFIKEVFIVSEDRNFEKHPGFDLPAIGRALAINIHSDDIEQGASTITQQLARNQYLNHHKSYNRKLSEVLYAYQLEKTFTKPEILEQYMNAIYFHNNAYGIKAAADFYFKKAPLDLSQAEQAFLAAIPNNPSYYDPIEHFDRAKKRQERLLDQLAQHGKIKPETAENLKKEPITLKVDSRKNSYPDYSSYALHELRELVSEQENLDDNEELTTRVEELLRSGVTIHSNLDIVLQKQAVQAVESRLPDATVQGAAVVINHETGQIVAVSGGKGYQSGDFHRAYQAFRQPGSSIKPLLVYAPYFERFEANKDFPINAGPLCIKGYCPRNYGGSNYGMVTLEKAFIHSYNTPAIRIFQQVGVDEAFSDLAPFKLKKVTTQDHVLAAAVGGFTTGVSPLEMTSAYTVFSNKGLYLKPRAISKVTGADGEVLYRWNDEPVQAWNPSTAEKVRSLMQKTVTTGTARKAAGAGLGAGGKTGTTNDFKDFWFIGFNGPYTAGVWIGKDKPESMEYINHQSPHLLIWRDIMKK, from the coding sequence GTGAGGATTATAACAGGCTATCTTTTGATACTACTATTGATCCCTGCGTTTATTGCAGTTGTGATTTTAACCTATACAGAAGCGGGAAATGCGGTAAGCATAAGCAAAACCCTTGATGAAAAAATCGATCTAACGGAGACGAAGCTTTCACAGACGAGTTTGATCCTTGCCAATAACGGCGAAGTCATTTCAGAGATCCATCGTCCAATGAACAGGAGCTATGCTGCCGGGCATGAAATCCCTGATTTTATAAAAGAGGTATTCATTGTTTCTGAGGACCGGAATTTTGAAAAGCATCCCGGTTTTGACTTGCCGGCAATTGGCCGCGCGCTCGCGATCAATATTCACTCAGACGACATTGAACAAGGCGCGAGCACCATTACCCAGCAGCTGGCGCGGAACCAGTACCTGAACCATCACAAATCCTATAACCGCAAGCTGAGTGAAGTTTTATATGCATACCAGCTGGAGAAGACCTTTACCAAGCCGGAAATTCTCGAACAATACATGAATGCGATTTATTTTCACAATAATGCATATGGGATTAAGGCTGCAGCGGACTTTTATTTTAAAAAAGCCCCTTTGGACCTGTCACAGGCCGAACAGGCTTTCCTTGCTGCGATTCCTAATAATCCGTCCTATTATGACCCGATCGAGCATTTCGACCGGGCGAAAAAACGCCAGGAACGGCTTCTCGACCAGCTTGCACAACACGGAAAAATCAAACCTGAAACAGCCGAAAATCTAAAGAAAGAACCTATCACCCTTAAAGTCGATTCCAGAAAAAATTCATACCCGGATTATTCTTCATATGCTCTACACGAGCTGAGGGAACTGGTTTCCGAACAGGAAAATCTTGATGACAACGAGGAACTAACAACAAGGGTGGAAGAATTGCTGCGTTCAGGGGTGACTATCCATTCAAATCTGGATATTGTACTGCAAAAACAGGCAGTCCAGGCTGTTGAATCCCGTCTCCCAGATGCAACGGTTCAAGGTGCTGCCGTGGTGATCAACCATGAAACAGGCCAGATTGTGGCGGTCTCAGGAGGGAAGGGTTATCAGAGCGGTGACTTCCACCGCGCATACCAGGCCTTTCGCCAGCCAGGCTCTTCAATCAAGCCATTGCTTGTATATGCACCTTATTTTGAAAGATTCGAAGCAAACAAAGATTTTCCAATCAACGCCGGTCCTCTTTGCATCAAGGGTTATTGCCCAAGGAACTACGGGGGATCAAACTACGGAATGGTCACCCTAGAAAAGGCATTCATCCATTCCTACAATACACCGGCAATTCGGATATTCCAGCAGGTTGGCGTGGATGAAGCCTTCAGTGACCTGGCACCTTTTAAACTAAAAAAAGTAACAACACAGGACCATGTGCTGGCCGCGGCAGTTGGCGGATTCACGACCGGGGTTAGTCCACTTGAAATGACTTCAGCTTATACAGTTTTCAGCAATAAAGGCCTATATCTTAAACCACGGGCAATCTCCAAGGTAACAGGGGCGGATGGAGAGGTTCTTTATAGATGGAATGACGAGCCAGTACAGGCATGGAATCCAAGCACCGCTGAAAAAGTCCGCAGCCTGATGCAAAAGACGGTTACCACCGGGACAGCAAGAAAAGCAGCTGGTGCAGGACTTGGAGCTGGCGGCAAGACTGGCACAACCAATGACTTCAAAGATTTTTGGTTCATCGGCTTCAACGGCCCTTACACAGCAGGAGTATGGATCGGCAAAGACAAGCCGGAAAGCATGGAATATATCAACCATCAGTCGCCGCATCTATTAATTTGGCGCGATATCATGAAAAAATAA
- a CDS encoding DUF5366 family protein: MRNPYLTSYFPLLSIIMFSLALSLRTEIELVSILKNAGIYDGMLEFFSDTGIKLSLLALLMVVYFMVFAALKLIADTINEVSLLLFSRDHEGESLKLIRKGSVIYFVGGIAALASFFSFTGIGSIFLLATLVYFIYFVYKISPNLTFAGIIGTVFFQVILWSTLVLGVMYLAVKVYNSLLASLPI; the protein is encoded by the coding sequence ATGAGAAACCCTTACCTAACAAGCTACTTCCCATTGCTGTCGATCATTATGTTCAGTCTGGCCCTGTCACTAAGGACTGAAATCGAGTTAGTCTCCATCCTAAAAAATGCCGGGATTTATGATGGCATGCTGGAATTCTTTTCAGACACAGGAATTAAGCTATCACTGCTGGCATTGCTGATGGTGGTGTATTTCATGGTGTTCGCAGCTCTGAAGCTGATTGCCGATACAATCAATGAGGTCAGCCTCTTATTATTTTCGAGGGATCACGAAGGTGAAAGCCTGAAATTGATTCGCAAAGGCTCTGTTATTTATTTTGTTGGCGGGATTGCAGCACTGGCCAGCTTCTTTAGTTTCACCGGGATCGGCTCGATATTTTTATTGGCTACATTGGTCTATTTCATTTATTTCGTCTATAAAATCAGCCCTAATCTTACATTTGCCGGCATTATCGGAACAGTATTCTTCCAGGTCATCCTCTGGAGTACCCTCGTACTTGGCGTAATGTATCTCGCGGTAAAAGTATATAACAGCCTGCTCGCAAGCTTACCGATTTAG
- a CDS encoding peptidylprolyl isomerase yields the protein MTKKILAVLFAMMLVLAGCGSADEKQEADKPNEDKTNAGQAVEEDLDYPQATAEVQDGERLVEMVTSMGTVKIKLFPEQAPKAVENFIKHSEEGYYEGVTFHRVIDGFMIQGGDPDGTGMGGESIYGEPFEDEFSKQLFNIRGALSMANSGPNTNGSQFFIVQNKGLDASLPEQMKQAGYPEEVLKMYENGGTPHLDGRHTVFGQVVEGMDVVDKIAAAPTGAGDKPEEDVVIEKINVLE from the coding sequence ATGACTAAAAAAATATTGGCAGTACTTTTTGCAATGATGCTAGTCCTCGCTGGCTGCGGCAGCGCTGACGAAAAGCAGGAAGCAGACAAGCCGAACGAGGACAAGACGAATGCTGGACAAGCTGTCGAGGAAGATCTCGATTATCCGCAAGCGACAGCAGAGGTCCAGGATGGTGAGAGGCTTGTGGAAATGGTCACGTCCATGGGAACTGTTAAAATCAAGCTTTTCCCTGAGCAAGCTCCAAAAGCGGTAGAGAATTTTATTAAGCACAGCGAAGAGGGCTACTATGAAGGAGTCACATTCCACCGAGTGATCGATGGCTTCATGATTCAGGGGGGAGACCCTGATGGAACCGGAATGGGCGGCGAAAGCATTTACGGGGAACCGTTCGAAGACGAATTCTCCAAGCAGCTTTTCAACATCCGTGGAGCATTATCAATGGCCAACTCGGGTCCGAACACGAATGGCAGCCAATTCTTCATCGTCCAAAACAAGGGGCTGGATGCTAGTTTGCCTGAGCAGATGAAGCAGGCAGGTTATCCTGAAGAAGTCCTGAAGATGTATGAAAATGGCGGCACCCCTCACCTTGATGGCAGGCACACTGTATTCGGCCAGGTAGTCGAGGGAATGGATGTTGTTGATAAAATTGCCGCTGCTCCAACTGGCGCTGGGGACAAGCCAGAGGAAGACGTCGTCATCGAAAAAATCAATGTGTTGGAATAG
- a CDS encoding kinase-associated lipoprotein B yields MAELNIGDQVTAIYKTGKYIGEITERRPQHYLVRVLAVAKHPMQGDLHNPKDAGVGFFHERKALSFREQANIPEKMVKPFEGEIPDYLDSLKEATSKLRAELEGDDSAWAQQSLRNLESLEKDYFK; encoded by the coding sequence ATGGCTGAATTAAACATTGGCGATCAAGTTACCGCCATTTATAAAACCGGCAAATACATAGGCGAAATCACGGAACGCCGTCCACAGCACTATCTTGTCCGCGTATTGGCTGTCGCAAAACATCCTATGCAGGGAGACCTCCATAATCCGAAGGACGCAGGTGTTGGTTTTTTCCATGAAAGAAAAGCACTGTCCTTCCGCGAACAGGCCAACATCCCGGAAAAAATGGTCAAGCCATTCGAGGGCGAAATCCCTGATTACCTCGACTCCTTAAAAGAAGCGACTAGCAAGCTGCGTGCCGAACTTGAAGGCGATGATTCTGCCTGGGCACAGCAAAGCCTGAGAAACCTAGAGTCTTTGGAAAAAGATTATTTTAAATAA